In Candidatus Rokuibacteriota bacterium, the genomic stretch CCGTGTAGTGGCTGAGCGTCAGCAGGCAGGCGAGCCCGAGGACCTTATTTTCGGCCTTCACCCCGCATATAATACGTCCCCCGATGCCGAAAGCGTACGGCGGGAAGTTCTGGGACGAGCTGATGGTCGGCCAGGAGTTCTGGACGGGTGGCCGGACCGTGACCGAGGGCGACGTGCTGGCCTTCTCGGGGCTCACGGGCGATTTCAATCCCCTCCACGTGGACGAGGAGTTCGCGCGCACGAGCCCATTCGGGACGCGCGTCCCGCACGGTCCGTTGATCCACGACATGTACCTGGGCCTGCTTGACCGTCTGGGGCTCGTTGCCGGCACCGCGCTGGCGTTCCTCGAGCTCCGCTGGAAGTTCCTGGCGCCCGTCCTGGTGGGCGACACGGTCCATGCGCGCGTCGTCGTCCAGGCTAAGCGCGAAGTCGAGAAGCGCGATCGCGGGATCGTCACCTTCGCCGTGACGCTGTTCAATCAGCGAGAAGAGCCGGTTCAGGAGGGGGAGCACATCCTGCTCCTCGCGCGTCGGCCGGGATGATCCCGAGAGTCGTGTCGGCGTGCCGTTCCACAAGCGCGTTCCGTCTGAACAGGAAGCCCAGGCCGTCGCTCTTCAGGCTGCCAAGAAATGGATTGATCGCCAAGTAAGCGGATGATCCCGCGTGGGCCGAAGGGGGAGTGAGCGAGTTGAGCCGTCAGGTTGTCTTATTTCCCCTTGGTCATACTCGGCGAACCCGTGAGAATCGCCTTGTACCCGGTACCTAT encodes the following:
- a CDS encoding MaoC/PaaZ C-terminal domain-containing protein, whose protein sequence is MPKAYGGKFWDELMVGQEFWTGGRTVTEGDVLAFSGLTGDFNPLHVDEEFARTSPFGTRVPHGPLIHDMYLGLLDRLGLVAGTALAFLELRWKFLAPVLVGDTVHARVVVQAKREVEKRDRGIVTFAVTLFNQREEPVQEGEHILLLARRPG